From a region of the Nocardioides ginsengisegetis genome:
- a CDS encoding metallophosphoesterase family protein, whose product MRLTRTLVVLPLLALAAVAAPAGAAPADPRAGSGSGDAAYSFAVIGDVPYGDAQIAAFPRWIQQINRDPAVRSVVHLGDIKNGSTVCSDDYFALIRSDFDTFEDPLVYTPGDNEWTDCHRTNNGAYNPLERLAKVRAVFFDHPGRTLGRETFPVTSQADRGFPENVRYRRAGLTFLTANVTGSNNGLQPWSGLGNTEPTPEQRQAVQGRTAADIDELRQAFATARARHDRGVVVMQQADMFDPTYTPTDNDISAFRPWVQALVDEAAAFSGPVYLLDGDSHAYNTDRPLATGSAWLTTYNVHGAADNLTRVTVDGSSNNTDYLRVTVGAPGTPLLSWERVPYAS is encoded by the coding sequence ATGCGCCTGACTCGGACCCTCGTCGTGCTCCCCCTCCTGGCCCTCGCCGCGGTGGCCGCCCCGGCCGGCGCCGCCCCCGCCGACCCGCGCGCGGGCAGCGGCTCGGGCGACGCGGCGTACTCCTTCGCGGTGATCGGCGACGTCCCGTACGGCGACGCCCAGATCGCGGCGTTCCCGCGCTGGATCCAGCAGATCAACCGCGACCCGGCGGTCCGCTCGGTCGTCCACCTCGGCGACATCAAGAACGGCTCGACCGTCTGCAGCGACGACTACTTCGCGCTGATCCGCTCCGACTTCGACACGTTCGAGGACCCGCTCGTCTACACGCCGGGCGACAACGAGTGGACCGACTGCCACCGCACCAACAACGGCGCCTACAACCCGCTCGAGCGGCTCGCGAAGGTGCGCGCGGTCTTCTTCGACCACCCCGGCCGCACCCTCGGCCGGGAGACGTTCCCGGTGACCTCGCAGGCCGACCGCGGCTTCCCGGAGAACGTCCGCTACCGCCGCGCCGGGTTGACCTTCCTGACCGCCAACGTGACCGGCAGCAACAACGGGCTGCAGCCGTGGTCGGGCCTCGGCAACACCGAGCCGACGCCCGAGCAGCGGCAGGCGGTGCAGGGCCGCACGGCCGCCGACATCGACGAGCTGCGCCAGGCGTTCGCGACCGCGCGGGCCCGCCACGACCGCGGCGTCGTGGTGATGCAGCAGGCGGACATGTTCGACCCGACCTACACGCCGACCGACAACGACATCAGCGCCTTCCGCCCGTGGGTGCAGGCGCTCGTCGACGAGGCCGCGGCCTTCTCGGGCCCGGTCTACCTGCTCGACGGCGACAGCCACGCCTACAACACCGACCGGCCGCTGGCGACCGGCTCGGCCTGGCTCACGACGTACAACGTCCACGGCGCGGCCGACAACCTGACCCGGGTGACCGTCGACGGCTCGAGCAACAACACCGACTACCTGCGGGTGACGGTGGGGGCGCCGGGCACGCCGCTGCTCAGCTGGGAGCGGGTCCCCTACGCCTCCTGA
- a CDS encoding phosphotransferase, with protein MLTAEGLDLTAALAWATTTTGPLADTRELSGGWTSTMLRLVPDQGDPAVLRLMTREPWRTHAEGLTTREHDVQRLLEDAPVRAPRSLALDAAGVTCGHPAHLMTLLPGRVDLDRVDDGSLERLADVLATIHDVPATVDVRTYQSWAWQAKYVVPDWATDPGPWRDAFALLRTGPPAYEPCFIHRDFQLRNVLWSGEEVTGVVDWVETSIGPAWLDVAHCCTNIALGHGSAAADRFAEAYARRAGREPQPYFDVMDVVGFLPPPGREGFVTDAGERLRLEERLVAVLERV; from the coding sequence GTGCTGACCGCCGAGGGCCTCGACCTGACCGCCGCACTCGCCTGGGCCACGACCACGACGGGCCCCCTCGCCGACACGCGCGAGCTGTCCGGCGGCTGGACCTCGACGATGCTCCGGCTGGTCCCCGACCAGGGAGATCCGGCCGTCCTGAGGCTGATGACCCGGGAGCCGTGGCGCACCCACGCCGAGGGGCTCACGACGCGCGAGCACGACGTCCAGCGCCTGCTCGAGGACGCCCCGGTGAGGGCCCCGCGCAGCCTGGCCCTCGACGCCGCCGGCGTCACCTGCGGCCACCCGGCACACCTGATGACGCTGCTCCCCGGCCGCGTCGACCTCGACCGCGTGGACGACGGCTCGCTGGAGCGGCTCGCGGACGTGCTCGCCACCATCCACGACGTCCCCGCCACCGTCGACGTCCGCACCTACCAGTCCTGGGCGTGGCAGGCGAAGTACGTCGTGCCGGACTGGGCGACCGACCCCGGGCCGTGGCGGGACGCGTTCGCGCTGCTGCGCACCGGCCCTCCGGCGTACGAGCCGTGCTTCATCCACCGGGACTTCCAGCTCCGCAACGTCCTGTGGTCGGGCGAGGAGGTCACCGGGGTCGTCGACTGGGTGGAGACGTCCATCGGCCCGGCCTGGCTGGACGTGGCCCACTGCTGCACCAACATCGCGCTCGGCCACGGCAGCGCGGCGGCCGACCGGTTCGCCGAGGCCTACGCCCGGCGCGCGGGTCGCGAGCCCCAGCCGTACTTCGACGTGATGGACGTCGTCGGCTTCCTCCCGCCACCGGGCCGCGAAGGCTTCGTCACCGACGCGGGTGAGCGTCTCCGGCTCGAGGAGCGGCTGGTCGCGGTGCTCGAGCGGGTCTAG
- a CDS encoding Maf family nucleotide pyrophosphatase yields the protein MTTFVLASASPARLATLRSAGVEPVVIVSGVDESQLDGLPPAELALQLAELKCATVAAREDLPEDALVLGCDSVLELDGDALGKPDDADDAVRRWRAMRGRSGVLRTGHCLHDTATGKVVAATASTTVHFAEVTDEEIHAYVATGEPLWVAGAFTVDGLGGAFVREIEGDHHNVVGVSLPLLRELAAELGHSWTDLWSR from the coding sequence GTGACGACGTTCGTCCTGGCCTCGGCCTCCCCCGCCCGGCTCGCCACGCTGCGCAGCGCCGGCGTCGAGCCGGTCGTGATCGTGTCCGGCGTCGACGAGTCCCAGCTCGACGGGCTGCCGCCCGCCGAGCTGGCCCTCCAGCTCGCGGAGCTCAAGTGCGCCACCGTCGCCGCCCGCGAGGACCTCCCCGAGGACGCCCTCGTGCTCGGCTGCGACTCCGTCCTCGAGCTCGACGGCGACGCGCTCGGCAAGCCCGACGACGCCGACGACGCCGTACGCCGCTGGCGGGCCATGCGGGGTCGTTCCGGCGTGCTGCGCACGGGTCACTGCCTGCACGACACCGCCACCGGCAAGGTCGTCGCGGCCACGGCCTCCACGACCGTCCACTTCGCCGAGGTGACCGACGAGGAGATCCACGCCTACGTCGCCACCGGCGAGCCGCTGTGGGTCGCCGGCGCGTTCACCGTCGACGGACTCGGTGGGGCGTTCGTCCGCGAGATCGAGGGCGACCACCACAACGTGGTCGGCGTCAGCCTGCCGTTGCTCAGGGAGCTGGCGGCTGAGCTCGGCCACTCGTGGACCGATCTGTGGTCTCGCTGA
- a CDS encoding cupin domain-containing protein, translated as MSYPDPVYLGSGGEATSRFRPADTAPELPRPGGAASYLATGATTDGRFGLYRWDMGPEPAGANPHFHRTISESFFVLSGVVRLYDGRQWVDAHPGDFDYVPEGGLHGFRNESGEPASLLILFAPGAPREAYFEGLVAFSEGRWKPSHEELQAFLEEHDNHYV; from the coding sequence ATGTCCTATCCCGACCCCGTCTACCTCGGCAGCGGCGGCGAGGCGACCTCGCGCTTCCGGCCGGCCGACACCGCCCCCGAGCTGCCACGCCCGGGCGGCGCCGCGAGCTACCTCGCCACCGGCGCGACCACCGACGGACGCTTCGGCCTCTACCGCTGGGACATGGGTCCGGAGCCGGCCGGCGCCAACCCACACTTCCACCGGACCATCAGCGAGTCCTTCTTCGTCCTCTCGGGCGTGGTCCGGCTCTACGACGGGAGACAGTGGGTCGACGCGCACCCCGGCGACTTCGACTACGTCCCCGAGGGCGGGCTGCACGGCTTCCGCAACGAGTCGGGCGAGCCGGCGTCGCTGCTCATCCTCTTCGCGCCGGGCGCGCCCCGCGAGGCCTACTTCGAGGGTCTCGTCGCCTTCTCGGAAGGCCGCTGGAAGCCGAGCCACGAGGAGCTCCAGGCGTTCCTCGAGGAGCACGACAACCACTACGTGTGA
- a CDS encoding biotin carboxylase N-terminal domain-containing protein, translating into MPESKPLQKVLIANRGEIAVRVIRACKDAGIGSVAVYADPDRDALFVRLADEAHSLGGATPAESYLDIAKIIAVAEKSGADSVHPGYGFLAENADFAQAVMDAGLIWIGPPPAAIEALGDKAKAKHIADKANAPLAPGTKDPVKDADEVVAFAKENGLPVAIKAVFGGGGRGLKVARTIEEIPDAYESAVREAVTAFGRGECLVEKFLDKPRHVETQCLADQHGNVVVVSTRDCSLQRRNQKLVEEAPAPFLTDAQVSELYESSKRILREAGYYGAGTCEFLVAQDGTISFLEVNTRLQVEHCVSEEVTGIDLVREMFRIAAGEELGYDDPEIRGHSIEFRINAEDGGRNFMPAPGTLTRWHAPAGPGVRLDGGYDQGETIPGSFDSLIAKLIVTGRDRTQALERSRRALDEFVVDGMPTVIPFHRAVTRDPAYVGASTPTGEGEFTVYTQWIETDFDNQIEPYAGDTAEADEPGERHKVVVEVGGRRLEVVLPAGLGGISASGGGGGGGSKGKPKRAGGKKSGAAASGDSVTSPMQGTIVKIAVEEGQQVAEGDVIVVMEAMKMEQPLKAHKAGTVTGLQAEVGATVTNGAVICELKD; encoded by the coding sequence GTGCCGGAGAGCAAGCCGCTGCAGAAGGTCCTCATCGCCAACCGCGGCGAGATCGCCGTACGCGTGATCAGGGCCTGCAAGGACGCAGGCATCGGGAGCGTGGCGGTCTACGCCGATCCCGACCGCGATGCGCTCTTCGTCCGCCTCGCCGACGAGGCGCACTCCCTGGGCGGCGCGACGCCGGCCGAGTCCTACCTCGACATCGCCAAGATCATCGCGGTCGCCGAGAAGTCCGGCGCCGACTCGGTCCACCCGGGCTACGGCTTCCTCGCCGAGAACGCCGACTTCGCCCAGGCCGTCATGGACGCCGGGCTGATCTGGATCGGCCCCCCGCCTGCCGCGATCGAGGCGCTCGGCGACAAGGCCAAGGCCAAGCACATCGCCGACAAGGCCAACGCCCCGCTCGCGCCGGGCACCAAGGACCCGGTCAAGGACGCCGACGAGGTCGTCGCGTTCGCCAAGGAGAACGGCCTGCCGGTCGCCATCAAGGCGGTCTTCGGCGGCGGCGGCCGCGGCCTCAAGGTCGCCCGCACGATCGAGGAGATCCCCGACGCCTACGAGTCCGCGGTCCGCGAGGCCGTCACCGCGTTCGGCCGCGGCGAGTGCCTGGTGGAGAAGTTCCTCGACAAGCCGCGCCACGTCGAGACCCAGTGCCTGGCCGACCAGCACGGCAACGTCGTGGTCGTCTCGACCCGCGACTGCTCGCTCCAGCGCCGCAACCAGAAGCTCGTCGAGGAGGCGCCCGCGCCGTTCCTCACCGACGCACAGGTCAGCGAGCTCTACGAGTCCTCCAAGCGGATCCTGCGCGAGGCCGGCTACTACGGCGCCGGCACGTGCGAGTTCCTGGTCGCCCAGGACGGCACGATCTCCTTCCTCGAGGTCAACACCCGCCTCCAGGTCGAGCACTGCGTCTCCGAGGAGGTCACCGGCATCGACCTGGTCCGCGAGATGTTCCGGATCGCGGCCGGCGAGGAGCTCGGCTACGACGACCCCGAGATCCGCGGCCACTCCATCGAGTTCCGCATCAACGCCGAGGACGGCGGCCGCAACTTCATGCCCGCCCCCGGCACCCTGACCCGCTGGCACGCACCCGCCGGCCCGGGTGTCCGCCTCGACGGCGGCTACGACCAGGGCGAGACGATCCCGGGCTCGTTCGACTCCCTCATCGCCAAGCTCATCGTCACCGGCCGCGACCGCACCCAGGCCCTCGAGCGGTCGCGCCGCGCCCTGGACGAGTTCGTCGTCGACGGCATGCCCACCGTCATCCCGTTCCACCGCGCGGTGACCCGCGACCCGGCCTACGTCGGCGCCTCCACCCCCACCGGCGAGGGCGAGTTCACCGTCTACACGCAGTGGATCGAGACCGACTTCGACAACCAGATCGAGCCCTACGCCGGCGACACCGCCGAGGCCGACGAGCCCGGCGAGCGCCACAAGGTGGTCGTCGAGGTCGGCGGCCGGCGCCTCGAGGTCGTCCTCCCCGCCGGACTGGGCGGCATCTCCGCCAGCGGTGGCGGCGGTGGTGGTGGGTCGAAGGGGAAGCCCAAGCGCGCCGGCGGCAAGAAGTCCGGCGCCGCAGCCTCCGGTGACTCCGTGACCAGCCCGATGCAGGGCACCATCGTCAAGATCGCCGTCGAGGAGGGCCAGCAGGTCGCCGAGGGCGACGTCATCGTGGTCATGGAGGCCATGAAGATGGAGCAGCCCCTCAAGGCCCACAAGGCCGGCACCGTCACCGGCCTCCAGGCCGAGGTCGGCGCCACGGTCACCAACGGCGCGGTCATCTGCGAGCTCAAGGACTAG
- a CDS encoding acyl-CoA dehydrogenase family protein, protein MTFELSREHEEFRRSVREFAEAEIGPHAAQWDRDHHFPVDVVQKMGKLGLFGLTAPEEYGGAGEDGDFTSLCVAIEEIGRVDQSMGITLQAGVGLGINPILTYGTDAQKEQWLPALVAGEQLAGFGLTEPGAGSDAGATKTKAELVGDEWVVNGSKQFITNSGSEITSLVTVTARTGTREDGRPEISAIMVPSDTPGFTAEKAYDKLGWHASDTHPLSFEDAHVPAANLLGEQGRGYAQFLATLDDGRVAISALSVGCIQACLDMSLQYAGERQTFGGPIGRKQGVAFQIADLETMLHAARLLTYRAASMKDAGAPYQQFKQAAAVAKLYSTESAVTATRIATQVFGGYGFMEEYPVARFYRDAKVLEVGEGTSEVQRMLIARGLGLPVE, encoded by the coding sequence ATGACGTTCGAGTTGTCCCGAGAGCACGAAGAGTTCCGCCGCAGCGTCCGCGAGTTCGCGGAGGCCGAGATCGGCCCGCACGCCGCGCAGTGGGACCGCGACCACCACTTCCCGGTGGACGTGGTGCAGAAGATGGGCAAGCTCGGGCTGTTCGGCCTCACCGCCCCTGAGGAGTACGGCGGTGCCGGCGAGGACGGCGACTTCACCAGCCTCTGCGTCGCGATCGAGGAGATCGGCCGCGTCGACCAGTCGATGGGGATCACGCTGCAGGCCGGCGTCGGCCTGGGCATCAACCCGATCCTGACCTACGGCACGGACGCGCAGAAGGAGCAGTGGCTCCCGGCGCTCGTCGCGGGCGAGCAGCTCGCCGGCTTCGGCCTGACCGAGCCCGGCGCCGGCTCCGACGCGGGCGCCACCAAGACCAAGGCCGAGCTCGTCGGCGACGAGTGGGTCGTCAACGGCTCCAAGCAGTTCATCACCAACTCGGGCTCGGAGATCACCAGCCTCGTCACGGTCACCGCCCGCACCGGCACGCGCGAGGACGGCCGGCCCGAGATCTCCGCGATCATGGTCCCCTCCGACACGCCGGGCTTCACCGCCGAGAAGGCCTACGACAAGCTCGGCTGGCACGCCTCGGACACCCACCCGCTCTCCTTCGAGGACGCCCACGTCCCGGCGGCCAACCTGCTCGGCGAGCAGGGCCGCGGCTACGCGCAGTTCCTCGCCACCCTCGACGACGGCCGGGTCGCGATCTCGGCCCTGTCGGTCGGCTGCATCCAGGCCTGCCTCGACATGTCCCTCCAGTACGCCGGGGAGCGCCAGACGTTCGGCGGCCCGATCGGGCGCAAGCAGGGCGTCGCGTTCCAGATCGCCGACCTCGAGACGATGCTGCACGCCGCCCGCCTGCTGACCTACCGCGCGGCCTCGATGAAGGACGCGGGGGCGCCGTACCAGCAGTTCAAGCAGGCTGCAGCGGTCGCCAAGCTCTACTCCACCGAGTCGGCGGTCACCGCGACCCGGATCGCGACCCAGGTCTTCGGCGGCTACGGCTTCATGGAGGAGTACCCCGTCGCACGCTTCTACCGCGACGCGAAGGTGCTCGAGGTCGGCGAGGGCACCTCCGAGGTGCAGCGGATGCTGATCGCGCGCGGGCTCGGCCTGCCCGTCGAGTGA
- a CDS encoding PH domain-containing protein has translation MSDELARDDHWQRLDPRMLLVHPIRELVRFLPVLIGIFVAGTAAGGGDAPWHLVGVGVPVGLGVLRYLTTSFRITAGRVELRRGLLNRHVLSTRLDRVRTVDLTSSPIHRVLGLTTVRIGTGTSSTDEEDRLDLDGLPIGRARDLRLALLHVATGADTASPEEAPRERIVVRFDPSWLRFAPFTSSGLVIAAAAIGATSQGVNALGGWDRINLGGVVDTTSRLSPWVALPLGVVVFVVLVSLLSVGGYVVTNFGFTLSHAAGAWHLHRGLLTTRETSLDDERVAGVSVCEPLGLRAVGGGRVAAIVTGLDRKQQGSSVLVPPAPRDVVREVARQVIGRTAPIDAPLVGHGPRARTRRYSRALLPALTLVATAGVLVATAGAPWWLLVVSLAAPALAVPLAADRAAGLGHTLVDGYVVAQSGSLNRHRRALATEDVIGWNFRATWFQRRAGLTSLVATTAGGDQAVPLLDVPEDVAVDLAEAALPDLVAQFRA, from the coding sequence GTGAGCGACGAGCTCGCCCGCGACGACCACTGGCAGCGGCTGGACCCGCGGATGCTCCTCGTGCACCCGATCCGCGAGCTGGTCCGCTTCCTGCCGGTGCTCATCGGCATCTTCGTCGCGGGCACGGCCGCCGGTGGCGGCGACGCGCCCTGGCACCTGGTCGGCGTCGGCGTGCCGGTCGGGCTCGGCGTGCTGCGCTACCTGACGACGAGCTTCCGGATCACCGCTGGCCGGGTCGAGCTGCGCCGCGGCCTCCTCAACCGGCACGTGCTCTCCACCCGGCTCGACCGGGTCCGCACCGTCGACCTCACCTCCTCCCCCATCCACCGCGTCCTCGGCCTGACGACCGTGCGGATCGGGACGGGCACGTCCTCGACCGACGAGGAGGATCGCCTCGACCTCGACGGGCTGCCGATCGGACGAGCCCGGGACCTGCGGCTGGCGCTGCTGCACGTCGCCACCGGCGCGGACACGGCGTCGCCCGAGGAGGCTCCGCGCGAGCGGATCGTGGTGCGCTTCGACCCGTCGTGGCTGCGGTTCGCGCCGTTCACGAGCTCGGGCCTGGTCATCGCTGCCGCGGCGATCGGCGCGACCAGCCAGGGCGTCAACGCGCTGGGCGGCTGGGACCGGATCAACCTCGGCGGCGTCGTCGACACGACGTCGCGCCTCTCCCCCTGGGTGGCGCTCCCCCTGGGGGTCGTCGTCTTCGTCGTGCTCGTCTCGCTGCTGTCGGTGGGCGGCTACGTCGTGACCAACTTCGGCTTCACCCTCAGCCACGCCGCCGGCGCCTGGCACCTGCACCGCGGACTCCTCACCACCCGCGAGACCAGCCTCGACGACGAGCGGGTCGCCGGCGTCAGCGTGTGCGAGCCGCTCGGCCTGCGCGCCGTCGGTGGCGGTCGCGTCGCCGCGATCGTCACCGGTCTCGACCGCAAGCAGCAGGGCAGCTCCGTGCTGGTGCCGCCCGCGCCTCGGGACGTCGTGCGCGAGGTCGCCCGGCAGGTGATCGGGCGAACGGCTCCCATCGACGCGCCGCTGGTGGGACACGGTCCCCGCGCCCGGACCCGCCGCTACTCCCGGGCCCTGCTCCCGGCCCTCACCCTGGTGGCGACAGCCGGCGTGCTGGTCGCGACGGCCGGCGCCCCGTGGTGGCTGCTCGTCGTCTCCCTCGCAGCGCCGGCGCTGGCCGTCCCGCTCGCCGCCGACCGGGCGGCGGGGCTCGGGCACACGCTCGTCGACGGGTACGTCGTGGCGCAGTCCGGCAGCCTCAACCGGCACCGCCGCGCGCTCGCCACCGAGGACGTCATCGGGTGGAACTTCCGGGCGACCTGGTTCCAGCGGCGGGCCGGGCTCACCTCACTGGTGGCCACGACCGCCGGCGGCGACCAGGCCGTGCCGCTCCTCGACGTCCCCGAGGACGTCGCGGTCGACCTGGCCGAGGCGGCCCTGCCCGACCTGGTCGCGCAGTTCCGGGCCTGA
- a CDS encoding calcium-binding protein: protein MVNRVLALALVTPAVVPAIVLAGTAAQATSTPTCHGHAATMVGTPGSDRIVGTDGPDVIVGLDGNDRIFGGPGDDIVCGGVGSDVLRGGDGDDALYGGLDLRRKVKQGGLTIVKGDLVDGGRGDDLLAPGAGARTGMLAFVRPNAVTFKHAAGPVRVDLAAGTATGAGEDTILGDGPLGVIGSAYDDVLLGSARPDFLVGGKGDDSVSGRGSSDVLLDGGGQGDDSLDGGRGVDVAFGFAGDDVVAGGPGGDILAPSSGSGSIVTGGAGADQVFLPAGLGAPSLLDGGAGLNLLEVISVSFGDKRPVVTADLGTETVSVVGTDHDGVTRAAGFDGAQLLGRARWNYVGTDLKDLVLAQGGPLNARTLGGDDEVYADRFDDVIDAGDGTDRVEGGGGDDTCLNYEQGECPAKADPGPFRTATRAAGVLTGGVFAAVPQLRHLLAARHLR from the coding sequence ATGGTCAACCGCGTCCTCGCGCTCGCCCTCGTCACCCCTGCCGTCGTCCCCGCAATCGTCCTGGCTGGCACCGCCGCCCAGGCCACCTCGACCCCGACCTGCCACGGCCATGCGGCGACCATGGTCGGCACCCCGGGCTCCGACCGGATCGTCGGCACCGACGGCCCCGACGTGATCGTCGGTCTCGACGGCAACGACCGGATCTTCGGGGGTCCCGGCGACGACATCGTCTGCGGCGGCGTGGGCTCCGACGTGCTCAGGGGAGGCGACGGCGACGACGCGCTCTACGGCGGCCTCGACCTGCGCCGGAAGGTCAAGCAGGGTGGCCTCACGATCGTCAAGGGCGACCTCGTCGACGGCGGCCGCGGCGACGACCTGCTGGCTCCCGGAGCCGGTGCCCGGACGGGGATGCTGGCGTTCGTGCGTCCCAACGCGGTCACCTTCAAGCACGCGGCGGGACCGGTCCGGGTCGACCTCGCGGCCGGCACGGCCACGGGGGCCGGCGAGGACACGATCCTGGGCGACGGCCCGCTCGGCGTCATCGGCTCGGCGTACGACGACGTACTGCTCGGCTCGGCACGTCCCGACTTCCTCGTGGGAGGCAAGGGCGACGACTCCGTCTCGGGTCGTGGCAGCAGCGACGTGCTGCTCGATGGCGGCGGTCAGGGCGACGACTCCCTCGACGGTGGACGCGGTGTCGACGTGGCCTTCGGGTTCGCAGGCGACGACGTGGTCGCCGGGGGCCCGGGTGGCGACATCCTCGCACCGTCGTCCGGCTCCGGGTCGATCGTGACCGGGGGCGCGGGCGCCGACCAGGTCTTCCTGCCCGCGGGGTTGGGCGCGCCGAGCCTCCTGGACGGTGGCGCCGGGCTCAACCTCCTCGAGGTCATCTCGGTGTCGTTCGGGGACAAGCGCCCGGTCGTCACGGCCGATCTCGGGACGGAGACCGTCAGCGTCGTCGGCACGGACCACGACGGCGTCACCCGCGCCGCGGGCTTCGACGGCGCGCAGCTCCTGGGCCGGGCCCGCTGGAACTACGTCGGCACCGACCTCAAGGACCTCGTCCTCGCCCAGGGCGGTCCGCTGAACGCCCGCACACTGGGCGGCGACGACGAGGTCTACGCCGACCGCTTCGACGACGTGATCGACGCCGGCGACGGCACCGACCGGGTCGAGGGCGGCGGCGGCGACGACACCTGCCTGAACTACGAGCAGGGCGAGTGCCCGGCGAAGGCCGACCCGGGGCCGTTCCGGACGGCCACGCGCGCCGCCGGTGTGCTCACCGGCGGGGTCTTCGCGGCGGTCCCCCAGCTGCGGCACCTGCTCGCGGCGCGCCACCTGCGCTGA
- a CDS encoding PH domain-containing protein, whose translation MTESNLREPGQRVSPNARLMWLLGACVQSALVLFLVVSAGTWWGWFDLRWWQLAVLVAVLATYVGVVPAWRYRVHRWEVTDTAVYTQTGWWARERRIAPMSRIQTVDYAEGAIARLFGLASVTVTTASSKGALEIAGLDRLRARALVDELTLKADAVAGDAT comes from the coding sequence ATGACGGAGTCGAACCTGCGTGAGCCGGGTCAACGGGTCAGCCCGAATGCCCGGCTCATGTGGTTGCTGGGGGCCTGCGTGCAGAGCGCGCTGGTCCTGTTCCTGGTCGTCAGCGCCGGCACGTGGTGGGGCTGGTTCGACCTGCGCTGGTGGCAGCTCGCCGTGCTCGTCGCCGTGCTGGCGACGTACGTCGGCGTCGTGCCCGCGTGGCGCTACCGCGTCCACCGCTGGGAGGTCACCGACACCGCGGTCTACACCCAGACCGGCTGGTGGGCGCGCGAGCGGCGGATCGCGCCGATGTCGCGGATCCAGACCGTCGACTACGCCGAGGGCGCGATCGCGCGGCTGTTCGGGCTGGCCAGCGTGACGGTGACGACGGCCTCCTCCAAGGGCGCGCTCGAGATCGCCGGGCTGGACCGGCTGCGGGCGCGGGCGCTGGTCGACGAGCTGACGCTCAAGGCCGACGCGGTCGCGGGCGACGCGACGTGA
- a CDS encoding GtrA family protein, which produces MGSRWQRVLAEVGRFLAVGGLATAVAFVLFNLLVHGFNTGHRALLADHVIIAYVVANTVGMVISYRGARNWAFRDRPPRQADGGRLAYVVINVATMSLPIGCLWVSRNLLGLDDPFSDNISANVVGLALGLGARFYLFRTFVFRRPVHLPHLSLPHHPHTNPHEVFDTPADGLPLSETTDRSTSGRAQPPAP; this is translated from the coding sequence ATGGGCAGCCGGTGGCAGCGAGTTCTCGCTGAGGTGGGCCGGTTCCTCGCAGTCGGAGGGCTGGCCACGGCGGTGGCGTTCGTGCTCTTCAACCTGCTGGTGCACGGCTTCAACACCGGCCACCGCGCGCTGCTCGCCGACCACGTGATCATCGCCTACGTCGTGGCCAACACCGTCGGCATGGTGATCAGCTACCGCGGCGCCCGCAACTGGGCCTTCCGCGACCGTCCGCCCCGCCAGGCCGACGGCGGCCGGCTGGCCTACGTGGTCATCAACGTGGCCACCATGTCGCTCCCGATCGGGTGCCTGTGGGTCAGCCGCAACCTGCTGGGCCTCGACGACCCGTTCTCCGACAACATCTCGGCCAACGTGGTCGGCCTGGCGCTCGGTCTCGGGGCGCGGTTCTACCTCTTCCGGACGTTCGTGTTCCGCCGGCCGGTGCACCTGCCGCACCTCTCGCTGCCGCACCACCCGCACACCAACCCGCACGAGGTCTTCGACACCCCGGCCGACGGGCTCCCGCTCAGCGAGACCACAGATCGGTCCACGAGTGGCCGAGCTCAGCCGCCAGCTCCCTGA